The proteins below come from a single Oxyura jamaicensis isolate SHBP4307 breed ruddy duck chromosome 1, BPBGC_Ojam_1.0, whole genome shotgun sequence genomic window:
- the LOC118174551 gene encoding zinc finger protein 79-like, translating to MEPAEEITFSDVQKHEKSFFAGYTGDCILTESEGESDILESPEQDVPLQLPETHSPGWVAARLQQHQRAACNKPARRGRRGSRKLTLIANQQTLHTDEKPYKCTECGKGFKGTTTLLNHMRVHTGEKTFECLECGKRFNRKAGLVVHRRVHTGEKPYKCEECEKSFGCSSNLIAHRKIHAKKKAFSCDTHSQSGSTVLSQHQRAHMDEKPCGSAECGNSICPYSGFIKRQGIYVTETPSENTAGANCSELTSQHHEEQQMSGTEKLDMDQSNLIFEELKKTRENMDMLLLNQQSQLQVLQQIQKQLNILLPGNDLINSNVYSLGLLLGRQAAAMASLSFPLLNPSSLLPQSTCHSSQSSAPEILPSSQHPTSQFPAASTT from the exons ATGGAACCAGCAGAAGAAATCACATTCTCTGATGTCCAGAAGCATGAAAAGAGTTTTTTTGCAGGTTATACAG GGGACTGCATTTTGACTGAAAGTGAAGGAGAAAGTGACATCCTGGAAAGCCCTGAGCAAGATGTACCGCTTCAGCTACCTGAAACCCACAGTCCAGGCTGGGTGGCAGCCAGACTGCAACAGCATCAGAGAGCAGCGTGCAATAAACCTGCTCGCCGAGGAAGAAGAGGCTCCAGGAAACTGACTCTCATTGCTAATCAGCAGACGCTACACACAGATGAAAAGCCCTACAAGTGTACTGAATGTGGGAAAGGCTTCAAGGGGACCACTACTCTGCTGAACCACATGAGAGTccacacaggagaaaaaacatttgaatgTTTAGAATGTGGAAAGAGATTTAACAGAAAAGCTGGCCTGGTAGTGCACAGGAGAGTCCATACAGGAGAGAAGCCATACAAGTGCGAGGAATGTGAGAAGAGCTTTGGCTGTAGTTCAAATCTTATTGCTCACCGCAAAATCCATGCtaaaaagaaagccttttctTGTGATACACACAGCCAAAGTGGAAGCACGGTGCTGTCTCAGCATCAGAGAGCCCATATGGATGAGAAGCCCTGTGGGAGTGCTGAGTGTGGAAATAGCATCTGTCCATATTCAGGCTTCATCAAACGTCAAGGGATTTATGTGACAGAGACCCCCAGTGAAAACACAGCAG GTGCAAACTGTTCGGAACTTACATCTCAGCATCATGAAGAACAGCAAATGAGTGGTACAGAGAAACTTGATATGGATCAATCAAATCTTATTTTTGAAGAGT TGAAGAAAACGAGGGAAAATATGGACATGCTTCTTCTGAATCAGCAAAGTCAGCTGCAGGTCCTGCAACAAATTCAGAAACAACTAAATATACTCCTGCCAGGCAACGATCTCATTAATTCAAATGTTTATAGTTTAGGACTGCTGCTAGGACGGCAAGCCGCTGCAATggcatctctttcttttccccttcttaatCCGAGCAGTCTCCTCCCTCAAAGTACCTGCCACTCATCCCAGTCATCTGCTCCTGAAATTCTCCCTTCCAGTCAGCACCCAACCTCTCAATTTCCTGCAGCTTCTACAACTTGA